The DNA window CCTCGGCCACGGTGTCGGCCACGCGCGCGAGGATCCGCTCCGCCTGTGCCTCGGTGACGGCCGGGGACTGCTGTCCCTCGGGCACGATCACGGATGCCGACGGCGTGGGGGTGGCCGTGCCGCCGAGGGTCGGCCAGGCGTCCGCCGAGCAGCCGGTCACCAGGAGCGCGGAGACGGCGACGAGCGGCACGAGCATGGTGCGACGACCGCGCCCGAGCGAGCGGCGCGACGCACTGCTGCTGATGACACCCTTGTCCGCCTCGGCGGTCGCGAGGTCGATCGGCTCGGTCACCGGGAGCGGCAGGCCCTTGCGGCGCGGACCCTTCGAGCGCCGGACGTGCCGGATGCCGAGGATGTACAGGAAGACGCCCACGGCCATCAGGAGGGCCCCGCCGGCGATGAGCGGTCCCGCCCACGGCGTCGCGTTGCCGATCGGCCAGGACACCGAGATGTCGGCCGGCGCGGGACTCGTTCCGTCGCCGGCGATGAGCACGCTCATGTCGGAGGGCAGCTGCAGCGGGGCCACCAGCTCGTCGTCTTGCTGGAACTCGTCGAGCCAGAGATCGGAGCCGATGGGATCGCGGGTCGCGGCGGCCGCGGCATCCGTCGCCGTCGTGTCCGTCGTGTCATCGGTCGTGGGGGCCGGCGTCGCCGTCGGCTGCACCTCGGAGGTGGTCAGCGCGCCGTTCTCGCCGACGCCGACCTGCACGTACTCCGCATCGGACAGCCACGCCTTCACGTCGGCGGTGCGCCCGTAGGCGGCGAAGATCGTGCCGCTGCCCTCGGCGCGCAGGGTCTGCGCGCCCGGGAGGCTGTTGAGGACCGATCCGTCGACGAGGACGTACGGGGTGTCCTGCGACAGGGATACGGACTCCGTCTGCGTCTTGGGGCCTTGGAACACCGTCCGCTGCGCGATGCCTGCGCCGATCATCGCGGCAGCCAGGACGAAGGCCAGAACGGCCCACACGAATCGCACGAAAGACACCTTCCCGAGGTCCGCGGGCACCCCGCTCGGACCGTCTGATCGACATTTCAGACTAGCGAAGACGACCTGAAAGTCCCCAGGGAGCAGCCAATGCCGTGTCGCGCTCGGGCCAGTCACTATCCTGACAGGACACCGCCTCGCCGTCGTCCCCGGGCAGGAGACCCCCGTGAAATTCCAGAACCCCTTCCGCGTCGCCTTCGTCGCGACGCTCGGGGTGGGCCTCGGCCTGCTGTTCATCAGCAGCGTCTCCACGCTGTCGACGATCCTCCTGTACGTCGGGACGGCGCTGTTCCTGTCTCTCGGCCTCGAGCCGGTCGTGTCGTTCCTCGAGCGCCGCGGACTGCGTCGCTGGCTCGCGGTGCTCATCACCATCGTGCTCGTGCTCGCGCTGTTCGCGGGCATCGTGCTCATGGTCGTGCCGATCATCGTCGGCCAGGTGAGTCAGCTGGTGAACACCATCACCGATTTCCTCTCCAGCCGCACGCTCGATCAGTTCCTGACCGACGTCAACCGCTGGCTGTCCGAGCGCTTCCCCGGCCTCCCGCCCGGCTTCCTCAACGACGCCATCGGCAATGCCCAGACGTGGCTCGTGGACAACTGGGGTGTCATCACCGGCGGCGTCATCAATGCGGGCATCGCCCTGTTCGCCGGCCTCGGCGGCGCGTTCATCGTGCTCATCCTGACGATCTACTTCACGGCGTCGACGCCCTCGCTCAAGAGCGCCGTCTACCAGCTGGTCCCCGCGTCCAAGCGCCCCCGCTTCATCGACCTCGCCGAGCAGATCACCGACTCCGTCGGGTACTACGTCATGGGCCAGGTCACGATGGGCGTCATCAACGGCGTCCTGAGCGCGATCTTCCTGAGCATCATCGGAGCGCCCTTCCCGGCCGTGCTCGCCGTCATCGCGTTCTTCTTCTCGCTGATCCCCCTCGTGGGCACGCTCACGGGCTCGACGATCATCGTGCTGAGCTGCCTCATCCCGGGGCTCGGATCGCCGAACGCATGGTGGATCGCGGCCATCTACTACCTGATCTACATGCAGCTCGAGGCCTACGTGCTGTCGCCGAAGGTCATGAACCGGGCAGTCTCCGTGCCGGGTGCGGTCGTGGTCATCGCTGCCCTGGCCGGCGGCTCGCTGCTCGGCCTGCTCGGCGCGCTCATCGCCATCCCCGTGGCCGCCAGCGTGCTGATCATCTACCGCCAGGTCATCATCCCGCGGCAGAACGAGCGCTGACCCGCTTCACGGAGCGGGCTCAGCCGAGCGGACCGTCCCACTCCAGCGGCAGCGGCAGAGCGGCGGGATTGACCGCTCCGACGATCTCGGTGAGCACGCGACGGGTCTGCGACTCCCCCACCCACAGGTGCCGGCCGCCCTCGACCGGGATGAGCACGGCGTCGGGGATCGACGCGAACCGCTCCGCCGCGGCATCCGGTCGCAGGTAGTCATCGAGTTCGGGGATGAGGGCGATCACGTGCCGGTGGTCCCCCGCCCAGGCGGCGACCTCGTCATCGGTGGCGCGGTGCAGCGGCGGCGAGAGCAGCACGACCCCCTCGACGGCGTGGTCGCGGCCGTACTTCAGCGCGAGCTCCGTGCCGAACGACCACCCCACGAGCCACGGGCGCGGCAGCCCGCGGTCGGTCACCAGGTCCATCGCCGCCGCGACGTCGAAGGCCTCGCTCCGGCCGCCGTCGAAGGCGCCCTCGCTGGTGCCCCGCGGCGACGTGGTGCCGCGCGTGTTGAAGCGCAGCACGGCGAGATCCGCCAGGGCCGGCAATCGCGCCGCGGCCTTGCGGATGATGTGCGAGTCCATGAACCCGCCCGCGGTCGGCAGCGGATGCAGTGTCACCAGGGTCGCGACCGGGTCGCGGTCCACCGGGAGCGCGAGCTCGCCGACGAGCGTCAAACCGTCGAGCGTCTCGAGCTCGACCTCTTCCCGGCGGGCGGGAAGCAACAGCGGTCCGCGAATCTCCATGTCAGCTGATCCTCCAGCAGTGGGTGTGCCAATGTCTCCGTGCCGCGAGGTCGGCTCCGTCGCCGAGGACCCCGTCGGCGCGCCACGCGACGAGGTGCGCGACGCCGGCCTCGATGACCCGGCCGCAGCCGGGGCAGATGTAGGACTTCACCGCCTGCGTCTCGGACACGGGCTGGATCGTCCACTCCTGCCCGCGGCGCACCTCGGTGCGCTTCCAGCCCGACAGCAGGCGGGCGAACGAGTCGTCGTCCGGCTGCTCGGAGCGCCGGCGGTGGGAACGGGGCATGGCGACGCGTCACCACCAGTGGTTGGACGTCCAGAAGGCGTAGGCCGAGGCCCAGCTTCCATAGCGTCCGACCGCGTAGCCGTTGCCCCACCGCAGGTTGTCGACCGGGTCGTAGCCGTTGCCCGGCACCTTGCTGCACGGCAGCGCCTGCACGAGCCCGCATGCTCCCGAGGAGCTGTTGGT is part of the Microbacterium lemovicicum genome and encodes:
- a CDS encoding glycosyl transferase translates to MRFVWAVLAFVLAAAMIGAGIAQRTVFQGPKTQTESVSLSQDTPYVLVDGSVLNSLPGAQTLRAEGSGTIFAAYGRTADVKAWLSDAEYVQVGVGENGALTTSEVQPTATPAPTTDDTTDTTATDAAAAATRDPIGSDLWLDEFQQDDELVAPLQLPSDMSVLIAGDGTSPAPADISVSWPIGNATPWAGPLIAGGALLMAVGVFLYILGIRHVRRSKGPRRKGLPLPVTEPIDLATAEADKGVISSSASRRSLGRGRRTMLVPLVAVSALLVTGCSADAWPTLGGTATPTPSASVIVPEGQQSPAVTEAQAERILARVADTVAEADAASDQALASTRLDGAMLAERTTNYTLRSSIADYAALPAVQAKPLRIVLPVAYDAWPRTVMTVVDDQADKVSSIMMLTQADPWSAFKLTYMANLEASTELPELAAPYVGAPQVPPGSDFLTLAPDKVAAAYADILNNGDASTSLSLFDADSDSFRTGVAADRQKRLDEFNQTAADTGSLTFESSAGSQPPLALATLESGAIVAVNINETDTVKPTNADAVIKLTNNPTVKALVGAEQSATGFTTTYSDQLFFYVPGQGSTEKIRLLGASSHILDAKVIP
- a CDS encoding AI-2E family transporter, whose translation is MKFQNPFRVAFVATLGVGLGLLFISSVSTLSTILLYVGTALFLSLGLEPVVSFLERRGLRRWLAVLITIVLVLALFAGIVLMVVPIIVGQVSQLVNTITDFLSSRTLDQFLTDVNRWLSERFPGLPPGFLNDAIGNAQTWLVDNWGVITGGVINAGIALFAGLGGAFIVLILTIYFTASTPSLKSAVYQLVPASKRPRFIDLAEQITDSVGYYVMGQVTMGVINGVLSAIFLSIIGAPFPAVLAVIAFFFSLIPLVGTLTGSTIIVLSCLIPGLGSPNAWWIAAIYYLIYMQLEAYVLSPKVMNRAVSVPGAVVVIAALAGGSLLGLLGALIAIPVAASVLIIYRQVIIPRQNER
- a CDS encoding alpha/beta hydrolase; translated protein: MEIRGPLLLPARREEVELETLDGLTLVGELALPVDRDPVATLVTLHPLPTAGGFMDSHIIRKAAARLPALADLAVLRFNTRGTTSPRGTSEGAFDGGRSEAFDVAAAMDLVTDRGLPRPWLVGWSFGTELALKYGRDHAVEGVVLLSPPLHRATDDEVAAWAGDHRHVIALIPELDDYLRPDAAAERFASIPDAVLIPVEGGRHLWVGESQTRRVLTEIVGAVNPAALPLPLEWDGPLG